In Aspergillus luchuensis IFO 4308 DNA, chromosome 1, nearly complete sequence, the following are encoded in one genomic region:
- a CDS encoding type I polyketide synthase (COG:Q;~EggNog:ENOG410PM9I;~InterPro:IPR016036,IPR016035,IPR016039,IPR018201, IPR042104,IPR014030,IPR011032,IPR013968,IPR013154, IPR001227,IPR032821,IPR014031,IPR006162,IPR014043, IPR020806,IPR020807,IPR020843,IPR020841,IPR009081, IPR036736,IPR036291;~PFAM:PF16197,PF00550,PF08659,PF13561,PF02801, PF00698,PF13602,PF14765,PF00107,PF00106,PF00109,PF08240;~SMCOG1093:Beta-ketoacyl synthase;~antiSMASH:Cluster_1.3;~go_function: GO:0004315 - 3-oxoacyl-[acyl-carrier-protein] synthase activity [Evidence IEA];~go_function: GO:0016491 - oxidoreductase activity [Evidence IEA];~go_function: GO:0016740 - transferase activity [Evidence IEA];~go_function: GO:0016746 - transferase activity, transferring acyl groups [Evidence IEA];~go_function: GO:0031177 - phosphopantetheine binding [Evidence IEA];~go_process: GO:0006633 - fatty acid biosynthetic process [Evidence IEA];~go_process: GO:0055114 - oxidation-reduction process [Evidence IEA]), whose product MKDPTTPIAIVGMSCRLPGQVRTLDDFWTLVSRGRDTWGPIPSDRISSAAYYHPDPQRKGCFNPKGGYFMQEDLSQFDAPFFHTTQQEAMAMDPQQRHLLECVYEAVENAGIPLQSIAGSRMGVFVGLGLSDYRRGVLRDLNTVPIFDATGGQESIQAGRISHFFNLRGPSMAIDTACSSSLYALHLAVQSIRSGEADSALVAASKMRIQPDDIVSMSMMGLFNEHGKTFSFDHRALSGFACGEGTCCLLIKPLDQALKNNDQIYSVIMNTGANHDGQTVGLTNPNGEAQEELMREVYARANISPGETGFVEAHGTGTKVGDPIEVGAIQRVFGEGRTKRAPLYIGSVKSNFGHLENASGLVSVIKASLMLHRGFILPNANFERANPAIPLDKWNMKVPTNLRPWPQGKKYVSINNFGFGGSNCHVVLERPSRARGQAPSAPHDTPRLFVLSGYDEEAAKRVAQNLLIYLEQHPGVFERGLVHDVAYTLGERRSHFPWRIAFTTSSTTNELVKALNGPASIPQRAKLGAGASPTIAFVYTGQGAQWPRMGLELIDTHPVFAATMQKAARTLEDLGADFCLFEELKREASESRVSQPQISQVVCTAVQLALTDLLASWGIEPKMVVGHSSGEVGAAYAAGAVCVSNAIALAYYRGRLAAQIQVRFPELNGCMMAVGESDDEVRKTIKRLQLGEDIAVACENSPRSTTTSGDAIAMELLAKELEARQVFHRKLQVNVAYHSPHMELIADDYASAIQQVAPSTKKDNVQFYSSLLGQKVEQPGVLGASYWVDNLTHPVRFSTALGQLCTETKPDIIIEIGPHSALQGPIKQILQGLQNTHTQYFASLVRNEHATKATLQLASRLFLAGQDLYFGEVNQTFADESTPALITAFTPYPWSHRSYWRESRITYNHRLPRFPRHDLLGQLEASACEDEQPVWRNVFTLDNMPWLRGHRMQSMTTFPMAGYVSMAVEAASQRAQLRGIPLSQIAGYRLREFHASSAFTLEENVEYETWLSLSAFTEGTRSYSSEWDEFRIASWAAGRGWREHCRGLVGIRRQESSTSNPVSERRPFHASLKRREEASQGEYLPVSPEAFYADLGSRGAGYSDAFTFGSDSGLTVGGAGTGSSRYACGRVTVPATAQTMPSGHESPLTVSPAFLDLCVQLSFLVLGAGHDSIPCLFMPTYIREINIAANFPSQPGATVETLVNGLSADISCPRAVDFTIDAWSPASAEQPVLTLLGFRMVPVNSDMLVESRPHPWCYTTQWEPVSFPFEANGTAPITLQSNGNGQAHGHGHGEMNGTGVTHANGCHSTSNGHKQVSSSDDETTIIIVSERNSSDPLIASLLKAIETSTVYTATVVALSRAPISAKYRYICLAELDAPLLQSLTSESFKLVQELLITCSYCLWVTSGAYLAVDQPELNLSQGLLRSVRSETGNAAFSLDLDPSSKQDIAGRVHLIMNAFKASIGTGQKAASDEDQTPLTDYEFTEVGGRLMVPRLAEQAELNNTLFQETHPSLPYTQSFDQGTDRRLKIAIGTLGALDSLYWTDDPAQALGDDEIEIQVACTGANFKDVVIAMGQVASPYLGIECSGTVARVGAHVSSLKPGDRVCAMSHGAYSTYARCPASSAALIPDSMDFEMAASVPVTYSTAYYGLIELAKMQAGESILIHAAAGGVGQAAIQLAQLTGAEIYATVGSEKKKQMLIDRYCIPASRIFYSRNTEFGPCIREATNGHGVDVVLNSLAGEFLRETWDCLAPFGRFIEIGKRDITSNTRLEMGKFEYNCTFSSLDLAHVAERRGKILNRVLTTIMQMFAQGILTPVHPVTTVGIADVESVLRKLQSGKTTGKVVVDHRINGKVKATHPLPSSDLLSPDATYVIVGGTGGIGQSITRRMVQRGARHVVLLSRSGTTTEAMQKVISECHAVGVSIYIRKCDASEVSHVEEMATELQKELPPVKGVIHAAMVLKDILFEQMTFSDWDAVLRPKVSAAWNLHNAFLHQPLDFFVMLSSVAGIVGNRGQAAYAAGNCFLDALARYRRQKGLSAVSIDLAAVGDVGVLSDDAEKKAQVMKNLASGNTMQEVEVLALVEMAMQGRLANFNADQCITGVHWAPPSPTPYYASDARFTQIVEAARQSEATDTANSSSTKSLSITQQLRRAANLQAALDIAAVSLRDKLGEILMLPGEVVEAYTQSTPFATFGLDSLNAIELRNWIGKELKGHLQVLELLSAATLGDLALLALKKSTLEGAWKVEVFN is encoded by the exons ATGAAGGATCCTACAACTCCCATCGCCATTGTGGGCATGTCCTGTCGCCTTCCGGGCCAGGTCCGTACGCTTGATGACTTCTGGACTCTCGTATCTCGAGGTCGTGATACCTGGGGCCCAATACCCTCCGACCGGATCTCCAGTGCGGCCTACTACCATCCAGATCCCCAGCGAAAGGGCTGCTTTAATCCCAAGGGAGGGTACTTCATGCAGGAGGACCTTTCCCAGTTTGACGCTCCTTTCTTTCACACTACGCAGCAGGAAGCTATGGCCATGG ATCCCCAACAGCGACATCTCCTCGAATGTGTCTACGAGGCAGTGGAGAACGCCGGCATCCCACTGCAATCCATAGCAGGCTCACGTATGGGAGTCTTCGTGGGCCTTGGTCTGTCAGACTACCGCCGCGGAGTGCTTCGCGACCTGAACACAGTCCCCATTTTCGATGCCACGGGTGGTCAGGAATCTATCCAAGCTGGTCGTATTTCACATTTCTTCAACCTCCGTGGCCCGTCTATGGCTATTGACACGGCCTGTTCTTCCAGTTTGTATGCCCTACATCTGGCCGTGCAGAGCATTCGTTCTGGGGAGGCAGATTCTGCTCTTGTTGCTGCAAGTAAAATGCGCATACAACCGGATGATATCGTCTCTATGTCGATGATGGG GCTATTTAACGAGCACGGAAAGACATTTTCATTCGATCACCGTGCCCTCTCTGGATTTGCCTGCGGCGAGGGAACCTGCTGTCTACTTATTAAGCCACTGGATCAGGCATTGAAGAACAATGACCAGATATATTCGGTCATAATGAATACTGGAGCGAACCACGATGGTCAAACTGTCG GCCTGACGAATCCCAAtggagaagcccaagaagagCTCATGCGAGAGGTCTATGCCCGCGCCAACATCTCCCCTGGTGAGACAGGGTTTGTGGAGGCACACGGCACGGGAACCAAGGTTGGTGATCCCATTGAAGTCGGTGCCATCCAGCGGGTGTTCGGCGAGGGTCGGACCAAACGAGCGCCGCTATACATCGGCTCCGTCAAATCCAACTTTGGACATCTCGAGAACGCCAGTGGGCTTGTCTCCGTAATCAAGGCGTCCCTGATGTTGCATCGCGGATTTATTCTCCCCAATGCTAACTTTGAGCGCGCCAACCCCGCCATCCCTCTCGACAAATGGAACATGAAGGTGCCGACCAATCTGCGTCCCTGGCCCCAGGGCAAGAAATACGTCAGTATCAACAACTTCGGCTTTGGTGGCTCCAACTGCCATGTCGTACTGGAACGACCTTCCCGTGCCCGGGGTCAGGCCCCCAGCGCTCCTCATGATACGCCACGGCTCTTTGTGCTTAGCGGCTATGATGAGGAGGCTGCCAAACGCGTCGCCCAGAACCTCCTCATCTACTTGGAACAACACCCTGGAGTCTTCGAACGCGGCCTGGTGCACGATGTCGCATACACGCTTGGTGAGCGACGCTCTCATTTTCCTTGGCGAATTGCATTTACCACTTCGTCCACCACGAACGAACTTGTCAAGGCCTTGAATGGGCCGGCGAGCATTCCTCAGCGCGCCAAGCTGGGAGCCGGCGCTTCTCCCACTATAGCCTTTGTGTACACTGGACAGGGTGCACAATGGCCACGCATGGGGCTTGAACTCATCGATACCCATCCGGTATTTGCTGCCACCATGCAGAAAGCAGCGCGCACGTTGGAGGATCTGGGGGCTGACTTCTGCCTGTTTGAAGAGCTGAAGCGTGAGGCATCCGAATCTCGTGTCAGTCAGCCGCAGATCTCCCAAGTAGTCTGCACTGCCGTGCAGCTTGCCCTGACGGATCTCCTGGCTTCCTGGGGCATCGAACCGAAGATGGTTGTCGGACACTCCAGCGGAGAGGTTGGAGCAGCTTATGCGGCAGGTGCGGTTTGCGTGAGCAACGCCATTGCCCTGGCGTACTATCGGGGCCGACTTGCTGCTCAAATTCAAGTCCGGTTTCCAGAGCTAAATGGTTGCATGATGGCTGTCGGagagagtgatgatgaggtgcgCAAAACTATCAAACGACTCCAGCTGGGGGAGGACATCGCCGTCGCTTGTGAGAATTCACCCCGGTCAACCACGACATCTGGAGATGCCATTGCCATGGAACTTCTTGCAAAAGAGTTGGAGGCGCGACAAGTCTTTCACCGCAAGCTTCAAGTCAACGTTGCCTACCACTCTCCCCACATGGAGCTGATCGCCGATGATTATGCCAGCGCCATCCAGCAGGTTGCGCCGTCAACGAAGAAGGATAATGTCCAGTTTTACTCCTCGCTGTTAGGTCAGAAGGTAGAGCAGCCCGGAGTCCTGGGGGCATCATACTGGGTGGATAATCTGACGCATCCGGTCCGATTCTCAACCGCGCTGGGGCAGCTGTGCACCGAAACCAAACCcgacatcatcattgaaATTGGTCCGCATTCCGCATTGCAGGGCCCGATCAAGCAGATTCTGCAGGGTCTTCAGAACACGCACACCCAGTACTTTGCTTCCCTCGTCCGCAATGAACATGCCACTAAGGCCACCCTCCAGCTTGCGAGCCGGTTGTTTCTGGCTGGTCAAGACCTGTACTTTGGCGAAGTCAATCAGACTTTCGCGGATGAGTCGACACCAGCACTGATAACAGCCTTCACCCCGTATCCCTGGTCTCATCGGTCTTACTGGCGGGAGTCTCGCATCACCTACAACCACCGACTGCCGCGCTTCCCTCGGCACGATTTGCTGGGACAGTTGGAAGCTTCCGCCTGTGAGGATGAACAACCTGTCTGGCGAAATGTTTTCACACTGGATAACATGCCATGGCTCCGCGGTCATCGTATGCAATCCATGACTACCTTCCCGATGGCCGGCTACGTCAGCATGGCAGTCGAGGCGGCAAGTCAACGGGCCCAGCTGAGAGGCATCCCGCTGTCCCAGATCGCAGGGTACAGGCTCCGCGAGTTCCATGCTTCCTCGGCGTTCACCCTGGAGGAGAACGTCGAGTACGAGACCTGGCTCTCTCTAAGCGCGTTCACGGAAGGCACCCGCTCCTACTCCAGCGAATGGGACGAGTTTCGAATTGCCTCATGGGCGGCTGGTCGTGGTTGGCGAGAGCATTGTCGTGGTCTCGTCGGCATCAGACGCCAGGAGTCGTCTACCTCCAACCCTGTCAGCGAGCGCCGACCATTCCATGCCAGCTTAAAACGAAGGGAGGAGGCTAGCCAGGGTGAATACCTCCCTGTGTCTCCAGAGGCCTTCTACGCCGATCTAGGGAGTCGCGGAGCGGGATACAGCGATGCGTTCACATTCGGTTCAGACAGCGGGTTGACCGTCGGGGGCGCAGGCACCGGGTCGAGCAGGTATGCATGCGGCAGGGTTACAGTCCCTGCAACAGCACAAACTATGCCGTCAGGCCATGAGTCACCGTTGACTGTGTCTCCTGCCTTCCTGGATCTGTGCGTCCAGTTGTCCTTCCTGGTTCTAGGGGCGGGTCATGACAGTATTCCGTGCCTCTTCATGCCAACTTATATCCGAGAAATAAACATTGCAGCCAATTTCCCATCTCAGCCGGGCGCGACAGTTGAGACCCTCGTCAATGGTCTGTCGGCAGACATTTCCTGTCCCCGGGCAGTAGACTTTACCATTGATGCGTGGTCTCCTGCATCCGCAGAGCAGCCCGTGCTCACTCTTCTCGGCTTCCGGATGGTCCCCGTCAACAGTGACATGTTGGTCGAATCTCGCCCGCATCCATGGTGTTACACGACGCAGTGGGAGCCCGTATCGTTTCCTTTCGAAGCAAATGGCACAGCTCCAATTACCCTACAGAGTAATGGGAATGGTCAGGCTCATGGACATGGGCATGGCGAAATGAATGGGACTGGCGTTACCCATGCCAACGGCTGTCACAGCACATCTAATGGGCACAAGCAAGTGTCGTCATCTGATGACGAGACAACCATCATTATCGTTAGCGAGAGAAACAGCTCTGATCCACTCATCGCTTCGCTCCTGAAAGCTATCGAAACCAGTACAGTGTACACTGCCACTGTAGTCGCCCTATCCCGCGCCCCCATCTCAGCCAAGTATCGATACATCTGTTTGGCTGAACTAGACGCTCCGCTGTTGCAGTCATTGACCTCAGAATCCTTCAAGCTGGTCCAAGAACTCCTCATCACATGCTCCTACTGTCTCTGGGTCACCTCCGGTGCATATTTGGCTGTCGATCAACCCGAGCTCAACCTCAGTCAGGGACTTCTGCGTTCTGTGCGTTCAGAAACTGGAAATGCAGCTTTCAGCCTCGACCTGGATCCCAGCTCTAAGCAAGACATAGCAGGTCGGGTCCATCTGATTATGAATGCCTTCAAGGCGTCGATCGGCACTGGTCAGAAAGCCGCCAGTGACGAGGACCAAACACCTTTGACTGACTACGAGTTCACTGAAGTCGGTGGGCGTCTGATGGTGCCTCGTCTAGCAGAGCAAGCTGAGCTGAATAACACTCTCTTCCAAGAGACCCATCCGTCCCTTCCGTACACGCAGAGCTTTGACCAAGGAACAGATCGTCGGCTGAAGATCGCTATCGGTACATTGGGCGCCCTAGACTCCCTCTACTGGACGGATGATCCGGCTCAGGCGCTTGGCGACGACGAGATCGAGATCCAAGTGGCTTGCACTGGAGCCAACTTCAAGGATGTGGTAATTGCCATGGGCCAAGTCGCAAGCCCTTACTTGGGTATCGAGTGTAGTGGCACAGTTGCTCGTGTTGGAGCCCATGTCAGTTCCCTCAAGCCCGGAGACCGCGTATGTGCCATGTCCCACGGCGCGTATAGCACCTACGCGCGGTGTCCAGCAAGCAGCGCAGCTCTGATTCCAGACTCTATGGATTTCGAAATGGCAGCTTCTGTTCCTGTCACTTACAGCACGGCTTACTATGGACTTATTGAGCTGGCTAAGATGCAAGCCGGTGaaagcatcctcatccatgcAGCTGCGGGAGGTGTCGGCCAGGCCGCAATCCAGCTGGCTCAGTTGACGGGAGCCGAGATCTATGCCACGGTAGGcagtgagaagaagaaacaaatgcTAATCGATCGATACTGTATCCCGGCAAGTCGCATCTTCTACAGCCGCAACACCGAGTTTGGACCTTGCATCCGTGAAGCGACAAATGGCCACGGCGTGGACGTGGTTTTgaactcgcttgccggtgaGTTCCTTCGGGAGACATGGGACTGCCTGGCGCCCTTTGGTCGGTTCATTGAAATTGGGAAGCGGGATATTACGTCCAATACTCGGCTGGAAATGGGCAAGTTTGAGTATAATTGCAcgttctcctccttggaCTTGGCGCATGTCGCGGAGCGCAGAGGCAAGATCCTTAACCGGGTTCTCACTACTATCATGCAAATGTTCGCGCAGGGGATACTGACTCCCGTCCATCCGGTGACGACTGTCGGAATTGCGGATGTGGAATCGGTGCTGCGCAAGTTGCAGAGTGGAAAGACGACAGGTAAGGTTGTTGTGGATCATCGGATAAATGGGAAGGTCAAGGCCACGCACCCCCTTCCGTCCAGTGACCTTCTTTCGCCCGATGCCACGTACGTTATTGTCGGTGGCACCGGAGGTATTGGCCAGTCTATCACTCGGAGAATGGTTCAGCGTGGAGCTAGGCATGTTGTCCTGCTCTCCCGCAGTGGCACCACCACGGAAGCTATGCAAAAGGTTATCAGCGAATGTCACGCTGTGGGTGTATCGATCTACATCAGAAAATGCGATGCGTCTGAAGTCTCGCATGTTGAGGAGATGGCTACAGAACTACAGAAGGAACTGCCTCCGGTCAAGGGTGTTATTCACGCAGCCATGGTCCTCAAG GATATTCTCTTCGAACAAATGACCTTCTCAGACTGGGATGCCGTTCTGCGACCCAAGGTCTCAGCAGCCTGGAATCTCCACAACGCTTTTCTCCACCAGCCACTGGACTTCTTCGTCATGCTCTCCTCTGTTGCCGGCATTGTCGGTAACCGCGGCCAAGCTGCCTATGCTGCGGGTAACTGCTTTCTGGATGCGTTGGCGCGCTACCGCCGCCAAAAGGGGTTATCCGCAGTATCCATTGATCTTGCAGCGGTAGGCGATGTCGGCGTGCTCTCCGATGATGCGGAGAAAAAGGCACAGGTGATGAAGAACCTAGCATCAGGGAACACGATGCAAGAAGTGGAGGTGCTCGCCCTAGTGGAGATGGCGATGCAGGGACGCCTGGCCAACTTCAATGCGGACCAGTGCATCACTGGTGTGCATTGGGCTCCCCCGAGCCCAACTCCATACTACGCCTCCGATGCCCGCTTCACCCAAATCGTCGAAGCCGCTAGACAAAGCGAAGCCACCGATACTGCCAATTCCTCATCCACA
- a CDS encoding uncharacterized protein (COG:S;~EggNog:ENOG410PMYD;~InterPro:IPR002523;~TransMembrane:2 (i298-320o340-362i);~antiSMASH:Cluster_1.3;~go_component: GO:0016020 - membrane [Evidence IEA];~go_function: GO:0046873 - metal ion transmembrane transporter activity [Evidence IEA];~go_process: GO:0030001 - metal ion transport [Evidence IEA];~go_process: GO:0055085 - transmembrane transport [Evidence IEA]), giving the protein MEKLPTSSTSTMPDGITIYERGTGPWMETGASLLDLDLEHPTKSFLIFSKLHTLNETKYLRLFTDEFQPVISKDINGSLFCDDVLDENDKPIKHVSWACYKIKHVRDPHTYEWIQTTVFVTWYPETQIQVVFIVDHPDPPSKLVAILPTTQANNNPYVWHAVIANTMVGVYDHSFWALRDLVRTTEKSRVDVKSLTPDFFPHLHDIARHVFHSNETLEVAEHTMQCLVEEQARSYELYSSINKGEWLQNKRNLLRRAKDFHSLKIRSRSLSERLHNEINLGFNLVSQRFGHDAKSDSAMMRTVAIVSMVYLPGTFVSGLFGTNFFDYENGNEVMTSSFWIYWAITIPLTLITMFVWACWHYYPRKKVVGEERQRMMTFNGSQV; this is encoded by the exons ATGGAGAAGCTTCCCACGAGCTCCACGAGTACAATGCCCGACGGCATTACCATCTATGAGCGAG GAACCGGACCATGGATGGAAACTGGGGCATCCTTACTAGATTTGGATCTTGAG CACCCAACAAAATCGTTTCTTAT ATTCTCGAAACTCCATACTCTGAATGAGACGAAGTATCTGCGCCTCTTTACGGATGAGTTTCAGCCTGTCATTAGCAAGGACATCAACGGGTCTTTGTTCTGTGACGATGTTCTCGACGAGAACGACAAGCCTATCAAGCACG TCTCCTGGGCTTGTTATAAGATAAAACACGTCCGCGATCCTCATACATACGAATGGATCCAAACTACCGTCTTTGTAACCTGGTATCCGGAAACCCAGATCCAAGTCGTATTTATCGTCGACCATCCAGACCCGCCCAGTAAGTTGGTTGCTATCCTACCCACGACTCAGGCAAACAACAACCCGTATGTTTGGCACGCTGTAATTGCCAATACCATGGTCGGTGTCTATGATCATTCTTTCTGGGCGCTTCGAGATCTAGTGCGCACCACTGAGAAG TCGAGAGTTGATGTTAAGAGCCTGACCCCCGACTTTTTCCCTCATTTACACGATATCGCACGGCATGTCTTTCACTCAAACGAGACCCTCGAGGTCGCTGAACATACCATGCAATGCCTGGTGGAAGAGCAGGCGCGCTCCTACGAGCTGTATTCCAGTATCAACAAGGGCGAATGGCTGCAAAATAAACGGAACTTGCTCCGACGGGCCAAAGATTTTCACTCACTCAAAATCCGAAGCCGATCGCTCTCGGAGCGGTTACACAACGAGATTAACTTG GGATTCAACCTCGTCTCCCAACGATTCGGCCACGACGCCAAGTCCGACAGCGCCATGATGAGAACGGTTGCGATCGTCAGTATGGTGTATCTTCCGGGAACATTTGTATCG GGCCTATTCGGAACCAACTTTTTTGATTACGAAAATGGAAACGAAGTCATGACCAGTTCATTTTGGATCTATTGGGCCATTACTATCCCATTGACTCTGATCACGATGTTTGTCTGGGCGTGTTGGCATTATTatccgaggaagaaggtggtgggggaagaaagacaacGAATGATGACGTTTAATGGGTCACAGGTTTGA
- a CDS encoding uncharacterized protein (COG:S;~EggNog:ENOG410PPAI;~InterPro:IPR005645,IPR029058;~PFAM:PF03959;~antiSMASH:Cluster_1.3), which translates to MTIICLHGGYGSAEQFQIQLKPLTTAMQSACPDISFHFIDGGYPVTPPQGYADLFGQPPHYRFIEYDETRRSDDLLGRVNRLSRGSTVEDTMQFLNQESEVMSADSVRGMMAKLFAILEENPDIDGILGFSEGVTAAASLLVEEDRRVREEGKTRQLKYGIFFAGWPPVRLDGQRVTGCLADECEDMIVVPTCHIIGVNDPFVDASMALYGVCDPDTAIMFDHGKGHTVPRDAKTVSELVEVIDQTRRKGLDAGL; encoded by the exons ATGACAATCATCTGCCTGCACGGCGGCTATGGCAGCGCCGAACAATTTCAAATCCAACTCAAGCCTCTAACCACAGCCATGCAATCCGCGTGTCCCGACATctccttccacttcatcgACGGTGGATACCCCGTTACACCGCCCCAAGGATACGCTGATCTCTTCGGCCAGCCTCCTCACTACCGATTCATCGAATACGATGAGACCAGACGATCCGATGATCTTCTGGGACGGGTCAATCGGCTATCGAGGGGGTCGACAGTCGAGGACACGATGCAGTTCCTGAATCAGGAGAGCGAGGTGATGTCTGCGGATAGTgtgagagggatgatggcgaAATTGTTTGCCATCTTGGAAGAAAACCCTGATATTGAC GGTATACTAGGGTTTTCGGAAGGAGTTACAGCGGCTGCTAGTTTgctggttgaagaagaccgTCGTGTccgggaggaaggaaaaacGAGACAGCTCAAG TATGGAATCTTCTTCGCGGGCTGGCCGCCCGTTCGTCTTGACGGGCAGCGAGTAACAGGATGCCTGGCCGATGAGTGCGAAGACATGATTGTGGTCCCGACGTGTCATATCATCGGGGTTAATGATCCCTTCGTGGATGCTTCTATGGCGTTGTATGGGGTCTGTGACCCGGATACGGCGATTATGTTTGACCATGGCAAGGGACATACTGTTCCGCGGGATGCGAAGACTGTGAGTgagctggtggaggtgattgaccagacgaggaggaagggacTTGATGCAGGTTTGTGA